The Brevibacterium atlanticum genome segment GTTCGGTTTCGAGTAGGTCGCTCGACACGAGTTCGGCTGAGGTTCCATTCAGCCAGTCGACCAGAGCGTCGGACTCCGCTTGAGCCACAAGAAGGGCCCCGAGTGCAGAGGTGTCAACGTAAACGATCGACGGGTCGCTCACAGACGCTCCTCACGGAGCTCGTCGATGATCTCCGTCATGGCGCGGTTGTCCGTCGACGGCCGGCGATCACGCACGGTCCAGCCACCCACCCTTTTGGCCGGTCGAGCGATCGTCAGCCGAGGAGCAGGGGCGTCTAAAGGCACGATGCGGCCGACCGGCACACCCCGGTTGGTCAGCACGAACGATTGCCCTTCACTGACTGCGCGAAGGACCCTCCCGGACTCATTGCGCAGCTCACGTTGCGAAAGACTTTCGGCCTGCGCTCCCTCTGCATTCATCAGTCAAGAGTAGCACTGGTGCTACATGCTTGGTAAGAGCCCGGGCGGTTCTTCCACGAGTCAATTCCGCGAGGGCACATCAAGCCAACATGTCCTGCAGCTGTGCACCACCCACGAGGTGGAGATGCGGATGCAGAATCCGCTGGTTGGTGTCGAGGCCGAGGTTCCACGCCAATC includes the following:
- a CDS encoding type II toxin-antitoxin system Phd/YefM family antitoxin; amino-acid sequence: MNAEGAQAESLSQRELRNESGRVLRAVSEGQSFVLTNRGVPVGRIVPLDAPAPRLTIARPAKRVGGWTVRDRRPSTDNRAMTEIIDELREERL
- a CDS encoding HIT family protein, producing MKTASQLAAERGLQRRGFRLAWNLGLDTNQRILHPHLHLVGGAQLQDMLA